From one Lycium barbarum isolate Lr01 chromosome 6, ASM1917538v2, whole genome shotgun sequence genomic stretch:
- the LOC132598835 gene encoding probable ubiquitin-like-specific protease 2B isoform X4, with the protein MYEDMYSTSSILTFSCSSIKLEGSFGMKLPVTSEWTLCDILAINSEWCKSVETALMELSLKSKDADVAKTDNENSGAIVLSLTLFDPDWSETQEAIKMLDVRYKDKWNDTTAIDCTRSYSPFFGQKSFSVSEHHHPNSRDNLEEIIFPEGDPDAISISQRDVDLLKPKTFINDTIIDFYIMYLKNKMNPEEKDRFHFFNSFFFRKLADLDRDPSRACGGRSAFLRVRRWTAKVNIFGKEFIFVPVNFSLHWSLIVICHPGEVVTFREEEMEKSSRVPCILHMNSIQGSHKGLKNLIQSYLLEEWKERHKEVGEDVARKFSSLPFVCLELPQQENFFDCGLFLLHYVELFLEQAPVNFKLSLITASSKFLSKNWFSTEDVDCKREYIKRLICEITKNRVQKVSPADFDDNSSLHCLEDENTCMNFLQETWNAREACHGNDLSLHEDELLALSPVANLIRGFKNAGVSEVSKDLSQAQDSARALTYDNYRLYGPKASLDPFRNVMSPIEEEAMGEHMTISPAMKAVSQPVDLFAAPHASSSVISETLFLRRISKSCDSEKINPCCRSSNCCGSLNSIEIHDEENRRAKVEEVSDPDAVKYDSQELAGYIVLDSQEEKENHDWNCLANNLPNTSSCHREVSSTDIYVYKVDEKIRPSRLIEQAAKKPRHVPEVLEVSSSGKGKDQIVSSSTSSEELAGYIVLDSQEEKENHDWNCLANNLPNTSSCHREVSSTDFYVYKVDEKILPSRLIEQAAKKPRHVPEVLEVSSSGKGKDQIASSSTSSEELACFVLDSEEVDSKLYTEAINLKPATGSGNKPVAGKTSLFRRPRRGRIVLS; encoded by the exons ATGTACGAAGATATGTATTCTACAAGCTCCATTTTGACTTTTTCATGCAGTTCCATAAAGCTTGAGGGCTCCTTCGGGATGAAGTTACCAGTTACATCTGAGTGGACACTCTGTGATATTCTCGCTATTAACTCCGAGTGGTGCAAAAGT GTTGAAACTGCCCTTATGGAATTGTCCCTCAAATCCAAGGATGCAGATGTAGCTAAAACTGATAATGAAAACTCAG GTGCTATTGTGTTATCATTGACTTTGTTCGACCCTGATTGGTCTGAAACACAAGAAGCAATTAAGATGTTGGATGTGAGATACAAAGATAAATGGAATGACACTACAGC AATTGATTGCACAAGGAGCTATAGTCCATTTTTCGGGCAGAAAAGCTTTTCAGTTTCAGAGCATCATCATCCCAA TTCCAGAGATAActtagaagaaattatttttccaGAAGGGGATCCAGATGCAATTTCCATAAGTCAGAGAGATGTTGATCTATTAAAGCCTAAGACTTTCATCAACGATACCATCATTGACTTTTACATTAT GTATCTGAAGAACAAAATGAATCCGGAGGAGAAAGATAGGTTCCATTTCTTCAATAGCTTTTTCTTTAGAAAGCTTGCTGATTTGGATAGAGATCCATCTAGAGCTTGTGGAGGTAGATCTGCTTTCCTGCGAGTTCGGAGATGGACTGCAAAAGTTAATATTTTTGGAAAGGAATTCATTTTTGTTCCAGTCAACTTCAG TCTCCACTGGAGTTTGATAGTCATCTGTCACCCTGGCGAGGTTGTTACCTTTAGAG AGGAAGAAATGGAGAAATCGTCTAGGGTACCATGCATCTTGCACATGAACTCAATCCAAGGGAGCCACAAAGGCCTCAAGAATCTTATACAAAG TTACTTATTGGAAGAGTGGAAAGAGAGGCACAAGGAAGTAGGAGAGGATGTTGCAAGGAAGTTCTCAAGTCTGCCGTTTGTCTGTCTCGAG CTGCCGCAGCAGGAAAACTTCTTTGATTGTGGCCTTTTTCTGCTCCATTATGTGGAACTTTTTCTGGAGCAAGCTCCAGTCAACTTCAAGCTCTCCCTAATAACTGCATCTTCCAAATTT CTTTCGAAAAATTGGTTCTCAACGGAAGATGTTGATTGCAAACGTGAATATATCAAGAGATTGATCTGCGAAATTACTAAAAATAGAGTTCAGAAGGTTTCTCCAGCTGATTTTGATGACAACTCTTCTTTACATTGCTTAGAAGATGAAAATACTTGCATGAACTTTCTTCAGGAAACTTGGAATGCAAGAGAAGCATGTCATGGTAATGACTTGAGCTTGCATGAGGATGAACTTCTGGCTTTATCTCCTGTAGCCAACCTTATTAGGGGTTTCAAGAATGCCGGAGTATCAGAGGTTTCTAAAGATTTGTCGCAAGCACAGGATTCTGCAAGGGCACTTACTTATGACAATTATCGGCTTTATGGGCCAAAGGCATCACTGGATCCATTTAGGAATGTGATGTCTCCTATAGAG GAAGAGGCAATGGGGGAGCATATGACTATTTCACCAGCCATGAAAGCAGTGAGCCAGCCAGTTGATCTTTTTGCAGCACCACATGCTTCAAGCAGTGTCATTTCCGAGACCCTGTTTCTTCGAAGAATTTCTAAGAGCTGCGATAGTGAAAAGATAAATCCATGTTGTCGAAGCAGTAATTGCTGCGGTTCTCTAAATTCTATAGAGATACACGATGAGGAAAATCGTAGGGCCAAAGTGGAGGAGGTGTCTGATCCAGATGCAGTAAAATATGACTCACAGGAACTTGCAGGCTATATTGTTTTGGATTCGCAGGAGGAAAAAGAGAACCATGATTGGAATTGTCTGGCAAATAACCTACCCAATACTTCTTCGTGCCACAGGGAAGTTAGCTCAACTGATATCTATGTTTATAAAGTAGACGAAAAGATACGGCCTTCACGATTAATAGAGCAGGCTGCAAAGAAGCCAAGGCATGTGCCTGAAGTTTTGGAGGTGTCCAGTTCTGGAAAAGGGAAAGACCAAATTGTGTCTTCTTCAACATCAAGTGAGGAACTTGCAGGCTATATTGTTTTGGATTCGCAGGAGGAAAAGGAGAACCATGATTGGAATTGTCTGGCAAATAACCTACCCAATACTTCTTCGTGTCACAGGGAAGTTAGCTCAACTGATTTCTATGTTTATAAAGTAGACGAAAAGATACTGCCTTCACGATTAATAGAGCAGGCTGCAAAGAAGCCAAGGCATGTGCCTGAAGTTTTGGAGGTGTCCAGTTCTGGAAAAGGGAAAGACCAAATTGCGTCTTCTTCAACATCAAGTGAGGAACTTGCCTGTTTTGTCCTGGATTCAGAGGAGGTTGACTCCAAGCTTTATACTGAAGCAATTAATTTAAAACCAGCAACAGGATCGGGGAACAAGCCAGTTGCAGGGAAAACAAGTTTATTCCGCCGTCCACGAAGAGGTAGAATAGTCCTTTCATAA